In the Engystomops pustulosus chromosome 2, aEngPut4.maternal, whole genome shotgun sequence genome, one interval contains:
- the LOC140118693 gene encoding cbp/p300-interacting transactivator 3-like, with the protein MADPMMMAAMQNGHPNYRMHMNSMQTQPHPHPHSARNMPSVPMMQYGVAHPDGNMRARMNMHQIMANPMMYNGQGQTYMGTQQLMATMHLQKLNTQYQGHPMMSNTGLIPGLPAYKMSSSHHQNMPTLNVTDADLIDEDVLTSLVLELGLDRIEELPELYLGHNEMDFILDFVGKQQVSTVTC; encoded by the coding sequence ATGGCAGACCCAATGATGATGGCAGCCATGCAAAACGGACATCCAAATTATCGAATGCACATGAACAGTATGCAGACTCAACCACATCCACATCCACATTCTGCTAGAAACATGCCTTCAGTGCCCATGATGCAGTATGGAGTTGCTCATCCAGATGGAAATATGAGGGCACGCATGAATATGCATCAAATTATGGCAAACCCTATGATGTACAACGGACAAGGACAAACCTATATGGGAACTCAGCAACTTATGGCCACAATGCATCTTCAAAAACTCAACACTCAGTACCAAGGACATCCAATGATGAGTAATACTGGACTCATACCTGGACTTCCTGCATACAAAATGTCATCTAGTCACCACCAAAATATGCCTACCTTAAATGTGACAGACGCTGACCTCATTGATGAGGATGTATTAACATCTCTGGTGCTGGAATTAGGTTTGGACAGAATtgaagagctgcctgaactgtatTTGGGGCACAATGAGATGGATTTTATCTTGGACTTTGTAGGCAAGCAACAAGTTAGCACAGTAACCTGCTGA